GGGGATATGGAAGGTAACAGAAAACACTAGGGATCACATTTGGTTGTACAATAAGAGCTGCATGGGAAGATGACGGAAGAAAGGTCAGGTATGATGGCTCCTtaagaagagggggagggggagaagtaaAGACATTATATTGCAGAGAAattaaacaacaaataaaaaatcagtTTAGTTATTTGCTGCTATTAAAGCAAACTTTTGTTAGCACCTGCGAACGGATCTGTTTGGTTTTCACAACATAGACTATGGGATTGAACATGGGAGGAACAAGGAAGCAGAGATTGGCCATAATTACCTGaaaatttaaaggaaaattgtGACCAAATGTATTTGTTAAATATGTAAAGAGAGCCAAGATGTAAAATATTAGGATGACACAAACATGGGAGCTGCAGGTGCTCAAGGCTTTGAGGCGTGCGTCCGTGGACTTAAATCTGAAGACCACCCTCAGAATCCTGACATAAGACAAGGCAGTAAAAGTCAAATCAAACCCCACAACCAAAAGAGAGACAGTCGCTGAATACACAGTGTTGATTAGGATATCCACACAGGCAAGTTTTAACACATTACCAAGCCCACAATAGGAAAATGAAATCACCTTGTTAGAGCAGAATGAAAACCTGATCATAAAATAGCAAAATGGGATTGATATGAATACACCTCTGATTAATATCACCAGACCTATCCTTATTATCACTGGAGTGGACAGGATAACCGAGTGTCTCA
This sequence is a window from Rhinatrema bivittatum chromosome 5, aRhiBiv1.1, whole genome shotgun sequence. Protein-coding genes within it:
- the LOC115091673 gene encoding olfactory receptor 52R1-like, producing MSSVNSTPSHPSAFILTGIPGLEAEHIWISLPFCGMYIITVFGNCIVLYIIKTDRSLHHPMYYLLSMLAATDLVLSSAVSPKMLALFWFNSREIYFESCVTQMFFIHCFSYIESGVFLAMAFDRYVAICHPLRHSVILSTPVIIRIGLVILIRGVFISIPFCYFMIRFSFCSNKVISFSYCGLGNVLKLACVDILINTVYSATVSLLVVGFDLTFTALSYVRILRVVFRFKSTDARLKALSTCSSHVCVILIFYILALFTYLTNTFGHNFPLNFQVIMANLCFLVPPMFNPIVYVVKTKQIRSQVLTKVCFNSSK